One window from the genome of Cucumis melo cultivar AY chromosome 12, USDA_Cmelo_AY_1.0, whole genome shotgun sequence encodes:
- the LOC103502596 gene encoding uncharacterized protein LOC103502596, translating into MAVSTMLSVGNDGTRSVEILSFAQQVVLGRWFALFASFLVMTGAGGFYLFAYFSKDIKETLKCDQTTLNKIVFYKELGSNIGIISGLMAEVAPPWCLLVLSSAINFIGYFKIWEGVAGRVVQPTAEYFCFYITVGGNSQILANTVVLVTCVKNFPERRGVILGLLKGFLGIGGAVLTQIHYAIYGHETKSIILLIAWLPSLITLLFAYTIREVRIVKHPNEFRVFFQFLYVSLILAFFLFILIILQKKVHFDHLAYTFVVVAIMGLLLIPLFIAIREELVQWNLTRITRFVKSQTVTIHNRFISTPLPTPKTSFFENVFNKPERGEDYTFLQAILSIDMFILYLTMIIGIGSSFTAIDNLAQIGESHGYSTESIDLIISIVSIFNFFGRIFSGFASEILLEKFKFPRPLMLTFTLLISCIGHILVAFPFHHSLYIASVIIGFCLGSQIPLYFAMISEIFGLKHYSLLYNFGQLSCPVGSYVLNVLVAGRFYDEEAKMVGNNSIGFTCKGELCYRNSFAILTGMSLLGAVISLILVKRTNEFYSGDIYKKFREDMDSLKTEVELYTIDTKIESDSVNVGSQSTDTSM; encoded by the exons ATGGCTGTGTCGACCATGTTATCGGTTGGCAATGACGGAACGAGGAGTGTAGAGATCTTGAGTTTTGCTCAACAAGTGGTACTCGGACGATGGTTCGCTCTTTTCGCTTCCTTCCTCGTAATGACTGGCGCCGGTGGCTTTTATTTGTTTGCTTATTTCTCTAAAGACATTAAAGAAACGCTCAAATGTGACCAAACTACACTCAACAAGATTGTTTTTTACAAAGAACTTGGATCGAACATCGGCATTATCTCTGGCCTTATGGCCGAGGTCGCTCCGCCTTGGTGCCTTCTCGTTCTCTCCTCCGCCATTAACTTCATCGGCTACTTCAAGATATGGGAAGGCGTGGCCGGAAGAGTCGTGCAGCCAACCGCTGAGTACTTCTGCTTTTACATAACAGTTGGGGGAAACTCTCAAATCCTAGCTAATACAG TTGTGTTAGTGACTTGCGTGAAGAACTTCCCAGAAAGAAGAGGAGTAATCTTGGGACTTCTAAAAGGATTCTTGGGAATAGGTGGAGCTGTTCTAACCCAAATTCACTATGCAATTTATGGCCATGAAACCAAATCTATCATTCTCTTAATCGCTTGGTTGCCTTCTTTAATTACTCTTCTTTTTGCTTACACAATCAGAGAAGTCAGAATAGTAAAACATCCAAATGAATTTAGAGTCTTCTTTCAATTTCTCTATGTTTCTCTCATTCTTGCcttctttcttttcatcttAATCATCCTTCAAAAAAAAGTTCATTTCGATCATTTAGCCTACACGTTCGTCGTCGTTGCAATCATGGGTTTGCTCTTAATTCCCCTCTTTATTGCCATTAGAGAAGAACTTGTTCAATGGAATCTTACCAGAATCACTCGCTTCGTTAAATCTCAAACAGTCACTATTCATAACCGTTTCATTTCAACTCCCCTTCCTACTCCAAAAACTTCTTTTTTCGAAAACGTTTTTAATAAACCCGAACGAGGAGAAGATTACACTTTTCTTCAAGCCATTTTGAGTATTGATatgtttattttatatttgacaaTGATCATTGGGATTGGTTCAAGCTTTACAGCCATTGATAACCTTGCCCAAATTGGTGAATCTCATGGCTACTCAACTGAATCCATCGATTTAATCATTTCCATTGTTAGTATTTTCAACTTCTTCGGTCGAATCTTTTCCGGGTTCGCTTCGGAAATCTTGTTAGAGAAATTCAAATTCCCTAGACCATTGATGCTAACTTTCACTCTTTTGATCTCCTGTATTGGACATATCTTAGTAGCATTTCCTTTCCATCATTCACTCTACATTGCATCAGTCATAATTGGGTTTTGTTTAGGTTCGCAAATCCCGTTGTATTTCGCTATGATTTCGGAGATTTTCGGTCTCAAACATTACTCTTTGTTGTATAATTTTGGGCAACTGTCTTGTCCCGTAGGGAGTTATGTATTGAATGTGTTAGTGGCTGGGAGATTCTATGATGAAGAAGCTAAAATGGTTGGTAATAATTCAATTGGTTTTACATGTAAAGGGGAATTGTGTTATCGAAAttcttttgctattttgacTGGGATGTCATTGTTGGGAGCTGTGATTTCATTGATTTTGGTGAAGAGAACAAATGAGTTCTATAGTGGAGACATATACAAGAAATTTAGAGAAGATATGGATTCATTGAAGACTGAAGTCGAACTTTATACGATTGATACTAAGATTGAAAGTGATAGTGTCAATGTTGGTAGCCAAAGTACTGATACCTCCATGTGA
- the LOC103502605 gene encoding uncharacterized protein LOC103502605, protein MIVAAGQRSNGGIRSGELADFIGQVVVGRWFSLFASFLVMTGAGGVYLFAYYSRDIKTTLQCDQTTLNRIGFYKDLGSNVGVIAGLLAEVAPTWLVLLIGAAFNFIGYFKIWQAVTGKIVRPTVAFFCFYIMIGANSQNFANTGVLVTCVKNFPERRGVMLGLLKGFVGLSGAIMTQLYIAIYGHDTKSLILLIAWFPSIVSLIFVYTIREIKFVKHPNEFRVFVQFLCVTVLLALLLTALIFVQKRVHFDQSAHIAIVAAILALLFVPLLIAIREEVVIWNLNKRTPISNPFIRIGIESSQPKPPIHSPSTPQHPLQTQPTSCFSNIFNKPERGEDYTVLQAIFSIDMLIICSTMLIGVGASLTAIDNLGQIGESQGYPSETINLFVSLISISNFTGRIFSGFVSEILLEKFQFPRPLMLTLILLISSLGHLLVAFPFDDSLYLASIIIGFSMGSQVPLHFAMISEIFGLKHYSTLFNFGQLSCPIGSYILNVMVTGKLYDEVARIGSNPNKSHCVGTHCYEQSFLILAGLTFIVAMISLILVQRTREFYRGDIYKKFKEDMETLKTEVEFYRVDEKRTRIGNLLVDKHSINFKK, encoded by the exons atgattgtAGCAGCAGGGCAGAGGTCCAATGGCGGAATTAGGAGCGGAGAATTGGCGGATTTTATCGGGCAAGTGGTGGTCGGACGGTGGTTTTCGCTTTTCGCTTCGTTCCTTGTAATGACCGGTGCCGGTGGAGTTTATTTGTTTGCTTATTACTCTAGAGACATCAAGACGACGCTCCAATGTGATCAAACGACATTGAACAGAATTGGGTTTTATAAAGATTTGGGATCCAATGTCGGCGTTATTGCCGGACTTCTGGCGGAGGTGGCGCCCACTTGGCTTGTTCTTCTCATCGGCGCCGCCTTCAATTTTATCGGATACTTTAAGATTTGGCAAGCCGTTACCGGAAAAATTGTCCGCCCCACAGTCGCCTTCTTTTGCTTTTACATTATGATTGGAGCTAACTCTCAAAATTTTGCTAACACAG GAGTGCTAGTGACGTGCGTGAAGAACTTTCCAGAAAGAAGAGGAGTAATGTTGGGGCTTCTAAAGGGCTTCGTGGGTCTAAGTGGAGCCATAATGACTCAACTTTACATCGCCATTTACGGCCACGATACAAAATCTCTTATTCTTCTAATTGCTTGGTTCCCTTCTATAGTCTCGTTGATCTTCGTCTACACTATCCGAGAAATCAAATTCGTAAAACACCCAAATGAATTCAGAGTTTTCGTTCAATTCCTTTGTGTCACCGTCCTCTTAGCTCTCTTACTCACCGCCTTAATCTTCGTTCAAAAACGTGTCCATTTCGACCAATCCGCTCATATCGCCATTGTCGCTGCAATCCTTGCTCTCCTCTTTGTTCCATTGTTAATCGCCATTAGAGAAGAAGTCGTTATTTGGAATCTCAACAAACGGACCCCAATTTCAAACCCTTTTATCAGAATCGGAATCGAAAGCTCACAACCAAAACCCCCAATTCATTCACCCTCAACCCCACAACATCCACTTCAAACCCAACCCACATCATGTTTCTCCAACATTTTCAACAAACCCGAACGAGGCGAGGATTACACAGTTCTTCAAGCCATTTTCAGTATCGATATGCTTATTATATGCTCCACTATGTTGATCGGCGTCGGTGCGAGTTTAACCGCCATTGATAATCTAGGTCAAATCGGTGAATCACAAGGCTACCCATCTGAAACAATCAACTTATTCGTTTCATTAATAAGTATTTCCAATTTCACTGGTAGAATCTTTTCTGGGTTTGTCTCTGAAATCCTGCTTGAGAAATTCCAATTCCCTCGTCCATTGATGCTCACATTGATTCTTCTGATTTCCTCTCTTGGACATCTTTTAGTAGCTTTCCCATTTGATGATTCACTTTACCTTGCATCAATCATAATAGGATTCTCAATGGGTTCACAAGTCCCATTACATTTCGCTATGATTTCAGAAATTTTTGGCCTTAAACATTACTCGACATTGTTCAATTTTGGACAACTCTCTTGTCCAATTGGGTCTTATATTCTGAATGTTATGGTAACTGGGAAATTGTATGATGAAGTAGCTCGAATTGGGAGTAATCCAAACAAGTCACATTGTGTAGGGACTCATTGTTATGAACAATCGTTCTTGATTTTGGCTGGATTAACGTTTATTGTAGCGATGATATCATTGATTTTGGTGCAAAGGACCAGGGAATTTTATAGAGGGGATATATACAAGAAATTCAAGGAAGATATGGAAACTTTGAAGACAGAAGTGGAGTTTTATAGAGTGGATGAGAAGAGAACTAGGATTGGGAATTTACTTGTTGATAAACATTCTATTAATTTCAAGAAATGA